In Mycolicibacterium nivoides, the DNA window GGTGATGGCATCGGCCGAGGTCCGCGCCACTTGAAGTTTGGTCGCCACCAATGCCCGGTCGGCCAGGTACGGCTGCAGCATCGCGCCGCCGAACGCCCCGGCCACGACGAACACCGCAGCGGCACCCACAGCGAAGTACGTCAGCCGCTTACCGGCCTCGCGGTGCGGCACGAGGACCTCGTCCTCGGCCGGCTCAGCGTCCGTCGCTTCGGCATCGGCTTCGGCATCGGCATCGTCGACAACTTCGGTGCCGGCGTCGTCTTCCGCTTCTGCCGTCGGTTCCGGTTCAGGTTCCGGCTCAAGTTCCGGTTGCGGTTCGGCGTCTGGCTCAGGTTCGGCATCCGCCTCAGATTCGACGGCCGCTTCGGGCTCGACGGCCGCCTTGCAGCGTGCCTTACCCGACGGGGTCCGACGCTCCGGGGCATCCTCAGATTCCGAGTCAGATTCCGGGCCGGATTCCGAGTCGGATTCCGGGTCACCCTCGCCGTCCGACGCCTCGACCTGCTCCTCGACCACTTCCTCGGCACGGCGACGCCGCCCGAAACGCAATCTGCGGCGCGGCTTGTCAGGCTCGCCGGCGGTCAGATCACCTGAATCAGCTGGCTGATCTTCCACTGCTGTCCTTCCCAAATCGTCGTCGCAATCCAACGGCTGCCGCTTTCAACCACGGACTTACCGTCAGGGGTTCGGGTGCTGATCTTCGTCGCGACCAGAACGTCGGCGCTCCCGTTGTCGTTCCATCGCTGAATGCCGGCATCGAGTACCGACCCCTCGGTCGGCTCGGCCCGGGCCACCTGAACGACGATCTCGTTCTGCTTCTCCTGGAACATCTTTCGGAAATCGCCGGTGGCCTGTGAGGCGATGCGATCGGCGTAGTCGTTGGCGTGGAACGGATCCAGCGTCGTGTACACCGTCATGAACTCACGCACGTAGTCCAGCGCGCCGGCGCTCTTGATCTCCGCACGATGATCCGACTCGTGCCGGATCAGGATCAGCGTGCTACCCGTGATGGCGGCCGCGATCAGCAGGGCTGAGATCATCCCCACGATCGGCAGACCCCAACGGATCGGCTCTTTGGGCTCGACCGCGAAGTAGTCGCGCTCATCGGGCTCGATCCGGCGCCGCGGGCTCACTGTCCGCCCCCGTTCAGCACCGGCCGCTTGAGCACCGTGAGGTTGTCGACGAGCCAGTGGTCGTCCGACTTCTGGAACTCCACCCGAACCGTCGCGGTGATGAACTTCAGCTCCTGCGGATTGGTGCCGCGCTGACCCTGCAACGCCACCAGCATCGAGGCCGTGTCCTTGGTCACCCCGGGCAGCACCGCGCTGCTCACCGCCCAGTAGTCATTGGTGGTCGGCCCGGCCTTGCGCACGGCATCCTGCTGGGCGACCAGCTGCTGCCGGTAGTTTTCGGTGGTCAACGACTGCGCCTTGGTGAAATCGGCGTCGACGGAATCCACCCCGTAGCTCAGCAGCTCCTCGACGATCCGCGGGCCCTGCTCCGCGACCTGCGCGCGAGCCTGGTCCACCGCCCGATCCTGGCGGTACACCGCCAGATATCCCAGCCCGCCCGCGATCCCGCTGAGCACTGCGAGCGTCAGCAGCACCGCACCGGCGCGACGCCGGACATCGGATTCAGGCCGATCGACGCGACGCACCTCGGTGCGGGTCAGCAGATCGGCGAACGTCCGGTTCCGTGAATCCCACAACGGCCACAGCCAGCCCAGGAACACCGCCGCGGTGTCCAGCAGATGCGCCAGCTCACGCAGCAGGAGCCGCAGCAGACCGGCATCTCCGGCCGCCGACACCACCCGGATACCGAACACCGACCGGCCCAGCGACCAACCGGTGTATGCGGGCAAGCCGATCCGGTTGACCAGCATCGCGGCGGCCACCACAGCGGCGGCCACCGTGCACACCCACCAGAACCAGTCGTACAACGGGGCCGCCCACGCCAGCAGCGCCAGCGTCGCGATCAACCCGGTAGGCGCCAGCACATCGATGGCGAAGGCGCCGGCCCGAGCCGGCCACGAAGCCAGCCGGGTCTGATCCGTCCCGGTTCCCCCAGCGGAGACCGTGCCGGCGTTGTCCAGAACAGCGGTCACGACGTGACCTGGTCGAGCCGCGCGACCTTGTAGTTGCCGTCCTCGGCGCGGGCCATCTTCACCCGCAGCCGATAGCCCTGCTCTTCATCGGACTTCTCGGTGTTGGTGACCAGCACGCGCACCGCGACCAACAGGTCCATCGACCCGTCGTCGTTGTGCTTCTCCACCGCGGCCCGCATGTCCGAGACCTTCACCTGCACGTTGGCGGCCTGGTAGGCGTCCAGCAGCATGCCGCTGTACAGGCCGGCCTGCGCCCCGAAGTCACCGGTCGAACATTCGATGATCTTGGTCTGGGCCGCGATCATCGCCTGGGTATCGGGCGCCTGGGTCGCGGTCACGCAGTCCTTTGCCGCAGCCAGGGCCTCGGCCTCGTCACTGGCGATGCGTTCGCTGTCTTGATGCGCACGCAAAGCCAGGTAGCCGCCGACGCCGACGGCCGCCGCGAGGACCAGCAGACCGGCGAGGATCGCCGCCACCCAGCCGCGCCCCAGCCGTGAAGGCCGTGATTCCGACTCCGGAGGAGCCTCCTCAGCGTCCGTGGCGTCCGTGGCTGCGATCGGATCAGAGATCTCGGTGACGGCCTCCGCTTGCGATTCAGGGGTATGGGGGTCCTGCTGGTCGGCGAGGTTCAGCTGGCTGGCGCCAGCATCTCCTTCCATCCGTCATCTCCTGGTTTATTCGAGTTGGTGACGGAGTACTTCACACCGCCGGGACCGACCACCTCGCCGCTGGATGGGCTATAGGTAGCGGTCGAACCTGCTGCCGGAGTGTAGATGCAGGGGTTCGGCTGCTGTCCACTACAACTCACATTGCCACCCCGAGGCGCGGTCAGCGGGTCGCTGCGCATCGCCGTTGATTCCGGGGGTGGGAGCTGACTTGCCGGCAACGGGTTCAACCCATTATTCACCGAAGGCGCGGGAATGACCCGGCCCGGATCGACGGGCTGATCGCAGCGCGCGGCCGGAGCCGGGCAGTTACGGATCTGGTTCGGATCGCCGTACCACGGGTTGGTGCCCAGCGGCTGGTAGGGCTCTTCGCTGCGGCACTCCGCCGGGGAGGCGGCCCGCTTGCCGGGCACGTCGGCACACGGATAGTTACGCGCACCGCGCACCGCGTTGGGCGCATCCTTGGGGATCTTGCAGTACAGGCCCGACGGCAGCGGCGCCGTCGACGTATCCGCAGGCGAACGCCACTCCGACGCGGGCAGGAACCCGGTCAGGCACGGCGGCGGCATGTTGATACCGAGGCCGAAGTGCAGCAGGCCCTTGGGCGCGAAGATCGTCGCGGTCTGGGCAACAGCGCCACCCTGAGGCAACGCCACCAACACCTGCTCGACGTTCTTGTTGTAGCGCTTGAGCATGTCGATGACGATTTCCAGGTTCGCCAACGTCTGCGGCAACGACTCCTGGACATCACCGAACACCGAGTTCAGCTGATCAGCCGTCGGTGCCGCCTGCTGAATGCCACTCCGCAGTGCCGCATCGTTCTGGGCACTCTGAGCCGCCAGCGTGTTCAGGTTCTTGGCCCACCGCGAGATGGCGTCGCCCGAATTCACCTGGCTGTCGATGATCGGCCCGGAGTTCTCGACGATGTCGTTGACCGGACCGATGTTGTCCTTGAAGTCACTGGCGATCGCCTGGGTCGAGTCGACCAGACGCTGCAGTGACGGCCCGAGCCCGCCGACGGCCGTGGCCGTCTCGTCGAGCAGGACCGCGATCTTCTCCTTCGGCAGCGCCGCCAGGCCCTTCTGTGCGGCGTCCAGCGACGGGCCCACCTCGGCGGGGACGCTGCCCTTCTCGATGGTGTCCCCGTCGCGGAAGTACTTCCCGGTACTGCCACCCTCGGACACCAAGTCGATGAACTGCTCACCGACCGCCGACACCGAGTGCACGTTGGCACTGGCGTCGAGCGGGATCCGGTACTGGTCATAGATGTTCATCTCGACCCGGGCGCCCTGTTCGGTGGGCTCGACGGAGGTGACCTTGCCGATCGTGGTTCCGCGATAGGTGACGTTGGCCGTGGCGTACAGGCCGCCCGAGTTCGGGAGGTTGGCGTTCAGGTTGTACATCCCGACCCCGGCCCATGTGGGCAGCCGCAGGTAGACGAGCGCCAGCACGACCAGCGCTATCACCGTCAGCGTCGCGAACAAGATGAGCTGCATCTTGATGAAGCGGGTCAGCAACATGTCTCACTCCCCCCTTTCCACAAGCGGGCCACCAGGTGCATCGTGCGGGTTCGGCGTGAACCGCACGTCCGGGATCATCGTCGCCGGATCGCGGCCCCACGCCTGCTCCAGTGCCCGGAGCATGCCCGAGACACCGGTGCCGGACAGGAACGCGTTGTCCACCGAGCTCAACGTCAGGTCGATCGTCAGCGACACGTTGATGTAGTCGCCGCGCACCGCCTTCGGGATGTTCTCGATGTTGAACGGCACCGTGAGGATCAGCTTGAGGGCTTCCACCAGGTACGGGGCAGAGCGCGCCAGCTGCTTGAGCGGACGCTGCAGGTTCTGCAGGTTGGTGTGCAGATTGGCGTTGCTGTTCGACAACGTGTCGTCGGCAGCCTTGGACAACCGGCCCAGCGAGGTCACCGCATCGGCGAACAAGTCGCGCGTGTCGGCGAAATGCTGGATCAGCGGCGGGAACTCGGTGAGCACCCGGTCCAACGTGTCATTGCGCGCCGCAACGATGTTCAACAGCCGGTTGGTCGAATCGATCGCCCGGGTGATGTCGTTGCGCTGCTGATTTAGCTCGTCGGTGAAGGTGTCGAGCCGGCCCAGGAAGTCGCGGATCTGATCGGCGCGACCGTTGAGGATGTTGAACACCTCGGTCTGGATGGTCTCGATGTTCGGGATGCCACCGCCGGTCAGGATGCCGGAGATACCGGCCAGCGTCCGCTCGATCGTCGGATAGGCCGAGGACTGTGCCAACGGGATTGTGTCCCCGCTGCGCAGCATCTCCTTGGACGGATCCTTGTCCGGCGGGTTGAGCTCGACATGCTGCGAACCCAGCAGGCTGGTCTGGCCGATCTTGGCCAGGGTGTTCTTCGGCAGTTCGATGCCCGGCTCAAGATCGACGGTCAACGTGGGCACCCAGTTGATCAGTTCGATCTTGCGGACCCGGCCGACGAACACGTCGCGCACCCGCACCCGGCTGTTGGCGTTGAGCGCCAACGTCTCCGGCATCTGCACGTACAGCGTGGTGCGGCCGGACTCGGTGCCCGGCCCACCCGGCAGTGGCACGTTGGCCACACCGCGCCACTGCCCACACGAGGTGAGGATCAGCGCGGACGCCGACAACACCGCGACGCGTCGACCGACGCGGCCCCAGTTACGTGTCTTCATCCGGCCTGCCTGATCTTCGCGCAAGCGGCTCATCAACCCTGTCTTTGTCGTCATCAGCCCTGGCCTCCAGCCTCGGCGGGCAACGCCGGTCCGGCGGGAGCCGGGCCCGGTGCAGGAGCTGCTGCCGGTGCGGGACCCGACATCGGATCACCCGGGATCACACCCGGCGCAGGCACCGGCGGCGGTCCGGGCTGCGGGTACCACGGCGGCGGCAACGGATTGCGCTCGTCGTACGAGTTCGGCGGTCCGGGCAGGTTGCCTCCCGGAGGAGCACCGAACGCCGGCGGGGCCGGCGGCGCCACGATGTCCGGGCCACCCATCAACTCGGACAACGACTCCGGCGTCAGCATCTGCTGAGTGGCAGGCTGCACCTGCACACCCTGCATACCCGGTGCCACGGTCCAGCCCGGCTCGTGGTTGCCGTGCGAGAACAAGGTGTCCCGCGACCAGATACCCGGCACGGTGGTGTCCTTGTATCCCCCTGGCGGCTGCAGGCGCGGATCCGAGTAGGAGATCTGCTTGGGCAGTGTCATCGCGGTGTTGGCCAGGTTCTGGCCGAACGGCAGGAAGTTGAACTTGATCGCGTCCAGGATCGGCGCGAGGTACTGCGCACACAACTCAGCCGAGTCCTGGTACCCCAACCGGCTGCCCGCCTGAATGGAACTGCAGACGAACTGCAGCGGGTTGGAGAAGTTGGTCAGACCCGGCAGAACCGGCAGACCCACGATGCCACCCTGGTTGGGCGAGACGATATTGAGCACGTTGGCGGCCAGGTTCGGGTAAGCGTGCAGACCCGTCTCCAGACCATTGCGCGGCTCGGGCTGCAGGATCGCCGTCGTCGCCTCCGACAAGTTGTTGACGTCGTGCGCGAGCACGCCGCCGTTCTTGTCCAGGAACTCACGGGTGGTC includes these proteins:
- a CDS encoding mammalian cell entry protein, encoding MEDQPADSGDLTAGEPDKPRRRLRFGRRRRAEEVVEEQVEASDGEGDPESDSESGPESDSESEDAPERRTPSGKARCKAAVEPEAAVESEADAEPEPDAEPQPELEPEPEPEPTAEAEDDAGTEVVDDADAEADAEATDAEPAEDEVLVPHREAGKRLTYFAVGAAAVFVVAGAFGGAMLQPYLADRALVATKLQVARTSADAITTLWTYNPDNIESLPDRAAKYLSRDFANQYRQLIDSIVPTNKQAQVTNNTEVMGTAVETISRDEATAIVYTNTVSTSPVTKNVPSLRYMSYRLILQRTDGDWLITQMPALTQLDLSPQL
- a CDS encoding RDD family protein, producing the protein MTAVLDNAGTVSAGGTGTDQTRLASWPARAGAFAIDVLAPTGLIATLALLAWAAPLYDWFWWVCTVAAAVVAAAMLVNRIGLPAYTGWSLGRSVFGIRVVSAAGDAGLLRLLLRELAHLLDTAAVFLGWLWPLWDSRNRTFADLLTRTEVRRVDRPESDVRRRAGAVLLTLAVLSGIAGGLGYLAVYRQDRAVDQARAQVAEQGPRIVEELLSYGVDSVDADFTKAQSLTTENYRQQLVAQQDAVRKAGPTTNDYWAVSSAVLPGVTKDTASMLVALQGQRGTNPQELKFITATVRVEFQKSDDHWLVDNLTVLKRPVLNGGGQ
- a CDS encoding MCE family protein — protein: MLTRFIKMQLILFATLTVIALVVLALVYLRLPTWAGVGMYNLNANLPNSGGLYATANVTYRGTTIGKVTSVEPTEQGARVEMNIYDQYRIPLDASANVHSVSAVGEQFIDLVSEGGSTGKYFRDGDTIEKGSVPAEVGPSLDAAQKGLAALPKEKIAVLLDETATAVGGLGPSLQRLVDSTQAIASDFKDNIGPVNDIVENSGPIIDSQVNSGDAISRWAKNLNTLAAQSAQNDAALRSGIQQAAPTADQLNSVFGDVQESLPQTLANLEIVIDMLKRYNKNVEQVLVALPQGGAVAQTATIFAPKGLLHFGLGINMPPPCLTGFLPASEWRSPADTSTAPLPSGLYCKIPKDAPNAVRGARNYPCADVPGKRAASPAECRSEEPYQPLGTNPWYGDPNQIRNCPAPAARCDQPVDPGRVIPAPSVNNGLNPLPASQLPPPESTAMRSDPLTAPRGGNVSCSGQQPNPCIYTPAAGSTATYSPSSGEVVGPGGVKYSVTNSNKPGDDGWKEMLAPAS
- a CDS encoding virulence factor Mce family protein; the protein is MKTRNWGRVGRRVAVLSASALILTSCGQWRGVANVPLPGGPGTESGRTTLYVQMPETLALNANSRVRVRDVFVGRVRKIELINWVPTLTVDLEPGIELPKNTLAKIGQTSLLGSQHVELNPPDKDPSKEMLRSGDTIPLAQSSAYPTIERTLAGISGILTGGGIPNIETIQTEVFNILNGRADQIRDFLGRLDTFTDELNQQRNDITRAIDSTNRLLNIVAARNDTLDRVLTEFPPLIQHFADTRDLFADAVTSLGRLSKAADDTLSNSNANLHTNLQNLQRPLKQLARSAPYLVEALKLILTVPFNIENIPKAVRGDYINVSLTIDLTLSSVDNAFLSGTGVSGMLRALEQAWGRDPATMIPDVRFTPNPHDAPGGPLVERGE
- a CDS encoding virulence factor Mce family protein, translated to MSTVFNVRNIKLPTASRATVIVSALAVAAALVLGYFGISLYKKMTNTTVTAYFPEVLALYPGDKVLIMGVKVGAIDSIETDGDKMKVVFHVNNKYKVPENVTASVLNPSLVASRVIQLSPPYTGGPRLQNNAVIPIENTQIPVEYDELRNQITRLLDDLGPTAEQPKGPFGDIIESFADGFQGKGDQLNRTLNGLSEALTTLNQGRGDFFQVVKSLALFVNALHKSDQQFVALNNDLAQFTNSFTNTDQELATALQDLDRVLKTTREFLDKNGGVLAHDVNNLSEATTAILQPEPRNGLETGLHAYPNLAANVLNIVSPNQGGIVGLPVLPGLTNFSNPLQFVCSSIQAGSRLGYQDSAELCAQYLAPILDAIKFNFLPFGQNLANTAMTLPKQISYSDPRLQPPGGYKDTTVPGIWSRDTLFSHGNHEPGWTVAPGMQGVQVQPATQQMLTPESLSELMGGPDIVAPPAPPAFGAPPGGNLPGPPNSYDERNPLPPPWYPQPGPPPVPAPGVIPGDPMSGPAPAAAPAPGPAPAGPALPAEAGGQG